The Streptomyces sp. NBC_00286 nucleotide sequence ACGAGGGAAGCTCCGGACGAGGCGCGCACCAGTGCCGTGGCCGCCCTGCCTTCGGAGACGGTCTCGGTCACGGAGATCCCGGGGAACTTCACGCACCACGGCCGCAGCGTCGCGATGACGGCGCGTTCCTGTGCCGCGAGGAACTCCGGCCCGGACCCGGTTACCGCGCGCAGGTCGGCGCCGTCGGCCGACGGAACGCTGAAGGCGTGGATCACGTGCAGTGCGGCGCCGTAGCGGCGGGCGGCCTCGAAAGCGAACTCGATCAGCTCATCGCAGGGGCGCCGGGTGTCCAGCCCGAGAACGACATCGCGGTACGGGATCTCGGGGATCTCCTCCGGCGAGACACCGTCCGGGGCCGGAAGGTGCTCGTCGGCGGCGGTCTCACCCGCACGGACAAGCACCACGGGGCGCTCGGACCTGGCGACGACCCGCTGGGACACAGAGCCGACCAGGAACCCCGCGACACCGCTGAGCCCGCGGGAGCCGAGCACCGTCAGCTCCGCCTCCTCGGCCGCCGCGAGCAGGGCGTCGACCGCGGAGCCGGACACCAACTGGTCGACGATCCGCAGCCCGGGGTACGCAGCGCGGACGCTCATGACCGCCTGGTTCAGGGTCCGCTCGGCCCAATCGCCCTCGCTCGCGTCCGCCGGTACGGAGGAGGCCGGGCGAGGGTGCCACGTCCACGCGTGCACCAGCCTCAACAAGGCCCCGCGACGCAGGGCTTCCCGAGCCGCCCAGTGCGCGGCCGCGAGACTCTCGGTGGAACCGTCAACTCCCGCGGTGACCTGCTGAAGCATGCTGCCTACCTCCTCCGTCCGAGCCTGTTTTGCACTTCTGGTTCGAAGCGTCGTGCAGGAACGGCCTTGTGCGCAGAGGCCGTACAGGCCCTTCCTGGACCCATTCGGCCCCAACTCCAGCCCCGCTAAGGGCTCGCACGCGTGCCGGAACCCACTTCGCCAAGGGGGCTCGGATGTCCGGACCAACGCCACCATGGGTTCCCAGCGCGACAACAACGCTCCGCGCTGCTGTGGCTCAGTGCCGGACCGCGGTCCGAACGGGTCGACGGGACGCCTCGGTCATCCGCGTGGCCGTCGGCCGACGACGAATGTGGCGCCGCTGTACCCGTAGCGCGAGCGAAGCGAGATGGGGGTCCCCCCGGCCGAAGGCTGGGGGAGCGTCGAGCGCGGCGCTGAGCACGAAGGTGACCGCCATAGAGATCACCAGGAGGACGGCGAACAGCCTCCAGAACTCCGGGGTCAGTGACGTACCCACGATGAACACCCCCTTCCAGCGGGTTGTCTCCCGACTTCATCGAACCGCAGGGCCCGTTCCGGCTCAGCGGGTCCAAGGGCTCACACGGGGTGCCGGGAGGCCCGGCCATAGGGCCGGGTGGCCCATGGCCCAGGAGGGGGCACGAGGCCACGCTGGACATGGCAGGTTCGTACGCCCTGATCGGAGGCACGTCATGAACGCTCCCGCGACGGCCGGCATGCTGCGGGCGCTGCCCGCCGAGCACCGGCAACGGCTGATGCGCTTCGCCCGGGAGGTGTCGTTCCCCCAGGGCACCCGTCTCTTCGAGGAGGGCCGCCGCGCCGACCGGTTCTGGATCATCCGTACCGGCAGCGTCGCCCTCGACATGCGCGTGCCCGGCCGCCGCGCCGCCGTCATCGAGACCCTCGGACACAACGAACTCATCGGCTGGTCCTGGCTGTTCGCCCCACACACCTGGCACCTGGGCGCCGAGGCAACCACCCCGGTGCGCGCCTACGAGTTCGACGCCACCATGATCCGCTCGATGTGCAAGGACGACCCCGCGCTCGGCGCGAGCGTCGCCCAGTGGGTGGGCGACGTCCTCGCCCACCGCCTGCGCTCGGCCCGCACCCGGCTGCTGGACCTGTACGCCCCCTATGGCAGCGGCAACCTCCTGTGACCGCGTCGCAGGAACCGACCCCCCAGGGAGGCATGATGCACGGCAGCCCGCACATCGTGAGCGATGTCATGAGTGAGACCGTCGCCGCCATCGGCCGCGAGGCCGCCTTCAAGGAGATCGTGCGGATGATGCAGGACTGGAAGGTCAGCGCCCTGCCCGTCCTGGAAGGTGAGGGCCGGGTCGTCGGGGTGGTGTCCGAGGCCGACCTGCTGCCCAAGGAGGAGTTCCGCGACAGCGACCCCGACCGGCACACCCAGCTGCGCCGCCTCTCCGACCTGGCGAAGGCAGGCGCGGTGACCGCCGGAGAGCTGATGACCTCACCGGCCCTCACCGTCCACGCCGACGCGACGCTCGCCCAGGCCGCCCGGACCATGGCACACGCCAAGGTCAAACGGCTCCCGGTGGTCGACGACGTCGGCATGCTGCAGGGCATCGTCAGCCGCGCCGACCTGCTGAAGGTGTTCCTGCGCGACGACGAGGACATCGCGGAGGAGGTACGCCGGGAAGTGGTGTCGTACCTCTTCCCCGCGCCGACGTCAGCCGTACGCGTGGCGGTGCGGGACGGGGTCGTGACGCTCAGCGGCCGCATCCGGGACACGTCTTTGGTGCCCGTGGCCGCACGTCTGGTCCGGGCCGTCGAGGGCGTCGTGAACGTGGAGTTCAACCTCGCCGAGCACGGCGGTTCCTCCGAGTCGGCCACTGCCCCGTCAGGCCACGGCAAGAGCGAGAACGCGTCGCTGTCATGACCCACCGCGAGTGAACGAGCCTCAGGAGATCGCCTCCAGAGACAATCAGAGCCACGGCGGGGG carries:
- a CDS encoding universal stress protein encodes the protein MLQQVTAGVDGSTESLAAAHWAAREALRRGALLRLVHAWTWHPRPASSVPADASEGDWAERTLNQAVMSVRAAYPGLRIVDQLVSGSAVDALLAAAEEAELTVLGSRGLSGVAGFLVGSVSQRVVARSERPVVLVRAGETAADEHLPAPDGVSPEEIPEIPYRDVVLGLDTRRPCDELIEFAFEAARRYGAALHVIHAFSVPSADGADLRAVTGSGPEFLAAQERAVIATLRPWCVKFPGISVTETVSEGRAATALVRASSGASLVVVGRRTRDGRLGTHIGPVTHAALHHVSCPVAVVPHA
- a CDS encoding Crp/Fnr family transcriptional regulator; the protein is MNAPATAGMLRALPAEHRQRLMRFAREVSFPQGTRLFEEGRRADRFWIIRTGSVALDMRVPGRRAAVIETLGHNELIGWSWLFAPHTWHLGAEATTPVRAYEFDATMIRSMCKDDPALGASVAQWVGDVLAHRLRSARTRLLDLYAPYGSGNLL
- a CDS encoding CBS domain-containing protein, whose product is MHGSPHIVSDVMSETVAAIGREAAFKEIVRMMQDWKVSALPVLEGEGRVVGVVSEADLLPKEEFRDSDPDRHTQLRRLSDLAKAGAVTAGELMTSPALTVHADATLAQAARTMAHAKVKRLPVVDDVGMLQGIVSRADLLKVFLRDDEDIAEEVRREVVSYLFPAPTSAVRVAVRDGVVTLSGRIRDTSLVPVAARLVRAVEGVVNVEFNLAEHGGSSESATAPSGHGKSENASLS